One Brassica napus cultivar Da-Ae chromosome C4, Da-Ae, whole genome shotgun sequence genomic region harbors:
- the LOC106394894 gene encoding uncharacterized protein LOC106394894, giving the protein MKIRYWQKSRGYERLDGSAKKAKSGGRNVKRVKFDRTKKRRFWRIKIVPKLRVLKKASPKKLLTWLRDAYVNMMLSFANSRVIESSYGFGEYGYGSGLASREYDEKKLVEIYKSMLMAQGSLVHRDVPKLSADSIKLSPLM; this is encoded by the coding sequence ATGAAGATAAGGTATTGGCAGAAGTCTAGAGGATACGAAAGGCTTGATGGTTCGGCGAAGAAAGCGAAATCTGGTGGGAGAAATGTGAAGCGAGTCAAGTTTGATCGGACCAAGAAGAGACGGTTTTGGAGGATCAAGATAGTGCCGAAGCTGAGGGTCTTGAAAAAGGCGTCGCCTAAGAAGCTTTTAACGTGGCTTCGAGATGCTTACGTCAATATGATGCTGAGCTTCGCAAATTCTCGGGTCATTGAGTCGTCTTACGGGTTCGGTGAATATGGGTACGGGTCGGGGTTAGCGTCGAGGGAGTATGATGAGAAGAAACTGGTAGAGATTTACAAATCTATGTTGATGGCGCAGGGGTCTCTCGTACACCGCGACGTACCTAAACTTTCGGCTGATTCTATAAAACTTTCACCTCTTATGTAA
- the LOC111213515 gene encoding nicotinamide adenine dinucleotide transporter 1, chloroplastic isoform X1, whose translation MSANSHPTTNSTNVLCNAAAGAAAGVIAATFVCPLDVIKTRFQVHGLPKLAHPNIKGSIIVGSLKQIFKQEGTRGLYRGLSPTVMALLSNWAVYFTMYDQLKSFSISNDKDHKFSVGANVMAASGAGAATTIATNPLWVVKTRLQTQGMREGVVPYKSTLSALRRIAYEEGIRGLYSGLVPALAGISHVAIQFPTYEMVKTYLANKGDKSIDDLNARDVAVASSIAKIFASTLTYPHEVVRARLQEQGHHSEKRYSGVRDCIKKVFEKDGIRGFYRGCATNLLRTTPAAAITFTSFEMVHRFLVTHLPS comes from the exons ATGTCCGCTAATTCTCATCCTACTACCAATTCCACAAATGTCCTCTGTAATGCTGCCGCCGGTGCCGCCGCCG GGGTAATTGCGGCAACGTTTGTGTGTCCTCTTGACGTTATAAAAACGAGGTTTCAGGTTCATGGCCTCCCTAAGCTTGCTCATCCCAACATCAAAG GTAGTATAATTGTTGGGAGTCTTAAGCAGATCTTCAAGCAAGAAGGCACGCGTGGCTTATACCGTGGTCTTTCCCCTACCGTCATGGCTCTTCTCTCCAATTGGGCG GTTTATTTTACAATGTATGACCAGCTCAAGAGCTTTTCAATCTCAAATG ATAAGGATCACAAATTCAGCGTTGGTGCTAACGTAATGGCTGCCTCTGGTGCTGGAGCTGCTACTACTATTGCCACTAATCCTCTTTGGGTTGTCAAGACTCGACTCCAG ACACAAGGAATGAGAGAGGGTGTAGTGCCATACAAGAGTACACTCTCTGCTTTAAGGAGAATAGCTTACGAGGAGGGGATCCGCGGATTGTACAGTGGACTTGTGCCTGCACTAGCCGGTATCAGTCACGTTGCCATTCAGTTTCCTACTTATGAGATGGTCAAAACCTACTTGGCCAACAAAG GTGATAAGTCAATCGATGATCTGAATGCTCGTGATGTAGCAGTTGCCTCTTCAATCGCTAAGATATTTGCTTCCACATTAACCTACCCGCACGAGGTGGTACGAGCTAGGCTGCAAGAGCAAGGACACCACAGTGAGAAACGTTACTCCGGGGTAAGAGATTGCATAAAGAAAGTGTTTGAGAAAGATGGTATTCGGGGTTTTTACAGAGGATGTGCCACTAATCTCCTGAGAACAACGCCTGCTGCAGCTATCACGTTCACTAGCTTCGAAATGGTTCACCGTTTCCTAGTCACTCACTTACCTTCATAG
- the LOC111213515 gene encoding nicotinamide adenine dinucleotide transporter 1, chloroplastic isoform X2 has protein sequence MSANSHPTTNSTNVLCNAAAGAAAGVIAATFVCPLDVIKTRFQVHGLPKLAHPNIKGSIIVGSLKQIFKQEGTRGLYRGLSPTVMALLSNWAVYFTMYDQLKSFSISNDKDHKFSVGANVMAASGAGAATTIATNPLWVVKTRLQTQGMREGVVPYKSTLSALRRIAYEEGIRGLYSGLVPALAGISHVAIQFPTYEMVKTYLANKGDKSIDDLNARDVAVASSIAKIFASTLTYPHEVVRARLQEQGHHSEKRYSGVRDCIKKVFEKDGIRGFYRGCATNLLRTTPAAAITFTSFEMVHRFLVTHLPS, from the exons ATGTCCGCTAATTCTCATCCTACTACCAATTCCACAAATGTCCTCTGTAATGCTGCCGCCGGTGCCGCCGCCG GGGTAATTGCGGCAACGTTTGTGTGTCCTCTTGACGTTATAAAAACGAGGTTTCAGGTTCATGGCCTCCCTAAGCTTGCTCATCCCAACATCAAAG GTAGTATAATTGTTGGGAGTCTTAAGCAGATCTTCAAGCAAGAAGGCACGCGTGGCTTATACCGTGGTCTTTCCCCTACCGTCATGGCTCTTCTCTCCAATTGGGCG GTTTATTTTACAATGTATGACCAGCTCAAGAGCTTTTCAATCTCAAATG ATAAGGATCACAAATTCAGCGTTGGTGCTAACGTAATGGCTGCCTCTGGTGCTGGAGCTGCTACTACTATTGCCACTAATCCTCTTTGGGTTGTCAAGAC TCGTCTTCAGACACAAGGAATGAGAGAGGGTGTAGTGCCATACAAGAGTACACTCTCTGCTTTAAGGAGAATAGCTTACGAGGAGGGGATCCGCGGATTGTACAGTGGACTTGTGCCTGCACTAGCCGGTATCAGTCACGTTGCCATTCAGTTTCCTACTTATGAGATGGTCAAAACCTACTTGGCCAACAAAG GTGATAAGTCAATCGATGATCTGAATGCTCGTGATGTAGCAGTTGCCTCTTCAATCGCTAAGATATTTGCTTCCACATTAACCTACCCGCACGAGGTGGTACGAGCTAGGCTGCAAGAGCAAGGACACCACAGTGAGAAACGTTACTCCGGGGTAAGAGATTGCATAAAGAAAGTGTTTGAGAAAGATGGTATTCGGGGTTTTTACAGAGGATGTGCCACTAATCTCCTGAGAACAACGCCTGCTGCAGCTATCACGTTCACTAGCTTCGAAATGGTTCACCGTTTCCTAGTCACTCACTTACCTTCATAG